CTATGAAGGGGCGTTCTTTGCGTGGACTCATATCGTGGATGGCGCGCGCGATAAGTTCTTTGCCCGTACCAGTTTCTCCGGTTATCATTACTGTGGAATCAGTCGCGGCGACTTTCGCCACGTGTGACATCACCGCGATTATCTCGGGGCTTTCTCCGATGACTGTTCCGTGTCCGAGAATCCTCACTTCTCTTCGCAGGATGACATTTTCGGCTTCGACATGATCTTTGAGTTGCTGTATCTCTGAGAATATATTTTTCAGGTCCTGTTCTGCCATTTTTCGGACCGTGAAATCCCTGGCAAACGCGAAGACTATCTCCCTGTCTCCGAATCTCGTGTATTCAAAGCTGATTTCGACAGGATATTCCCGGTTGGATTTAGTCCTGTGAACAGATTCTATGAGAGTACTATTCTTTTCTCTAAGTTCGGCCCACAGATTCGTCATCATTTCCCTGTCGTATTCAGGGTTGATATCCGTAATGGACATATCGAGGAGTTCCTCGCGTGAATATTCGAGTACGCGACATGCCTGGTCGTTCACATACTTGAACGTCAGATCCGGAGCGATCCAGAAGATCTCGTCTGCGGCACAGTCCACGGCAGTCTGCGTGATCATTAACTTTTCTTCGCTTTCTTTTCTTTCAGAGACATCCTGGCAGAAGGCGAAGAGATATTCTTTTCCTCTGAATTCGATGTAGTTAGCGCGAATCTCGACAGGATATAAAACTCCGGATTTTGTTCTGTGTGATGTTTCCATAAGAATATGTTTCTTACGCCTTACTTCATTCCATAATAGCTCCGTGCTCTCTGGAGTGAAGTTGGGATCGATGTCGCACATTGAAAGAGTCAGCAGATCCTCATGAGAATATCCCAGTTTTTTGCAGGCCTGTTCATTAGCGTATCCGAAGCTGTTATCCGGCCTGATCCAGTAAACTTCGTCGCCGGCGAGATCGACAGCGGTCAGAGTAAGCCTGATAGTCTCCTCTGCCTCCATCCTGTCGGTGATATCCCTTGAAGAACCAGTAACGACTATATCGTCTCCTTCACTGCGGATATCGATAGAGTGATAATGAAACCAGTGCCATTTCCCGCTGGCATCCCTGATCCGGTATATTTCGCTTATTGTATCGCCCTGTTTACAGTTCTGGATCGCCTTTTCCATGGTCGGTCTGTCGTCCGGGTGAATAGAATTGAAGAATAGAAATGGATCTTCATACAGTCTTTCGAGGGGGTACCCCAGGATAAGTTCGGCCTGTCTCGAAAAATAGAGCCCACCGCGGACCGTGGACCACTCGTGAAATATATCCGGAGCATTTTCTACCAGTTGTTGATAACGTTGCTCACTTTCTTCTACGGCCTGTCTGAACTCAATCGATTTCGCGATCTCGCACTCGAGACACTGGCTCGTCCTTAGAAGGTCCCTGCTTTTT
Above is a genomic segment from Candidatus Latescibacterota bacterium containing:
- a CDS encoding PAS domain S-box protein — its product is MKLTGRIFFSLIPLTGAGSMVVWGIVITLLVVVVVLAISKIRLHRVCNELNQRISEKSRDLLRTSQCLECEIAKSIEFRQAVEESEQRYQQLVENAPDIFHEWSTVRGGLYFSRQAELILGYPLERLYEDPFLFFNSIHPDDRPTMEKAIQNCKQGDTISEIYRIRDASGKWHWFHYHSIDIRSEGDDIVVTGSSRDITDRMEAEETIRLTLTAVDLAGDEVYWIRPDNSFGYANEQACKKLGYSHEDLLTLSMCDIDPNFTPESTELLWNEVRRKKHILMETSHRTKSGVLYPVEIRANYIEFRGKEYLFAFCQDVSERKESEEKLMITQTAVDCAADEIFWIAPDLTFKYVNDQACRVLEYSREELLDMSITDINPEYDREMMTNLWAELREKNSTLIESVHRTKSNREYPVEISFEYTRFGDREIVFAFARDFTVRKMAEQDLKNIFSEIQQLKDHVEAENVILRREVRILGHGTVIGESPEIIAVMSHVAKVAATDSTVMITGETGTGKELIARAIHDMSPRKERPFI